The Tripterygium wilfordii isolate XIE 37 chromosome 21, ASM1340144v1, whole genome shotgun sequence genome segment TGCCTCATGTACATCTCCAGGTGAGAGAAGAAATCAACGTCATCTCGGGAGGTGAAGGGAAGCAATGCTCCCAAGCACCCCATTACTGTCCCATAAATGATGCACTCCCCACCACCAGGAATTAGAGATGCCTTTTGTAAACTTGTGACCACATCACCAATATGGTACTGTACAATTTCTTCTACCTTGTTAGGAGCTCCATTAAGCTTCCCCTGCTCCCATTTTATTTTTCCACCAGTTGGGTCTTCTTCTATCTCATCTGAAACATCCTGTGGCAACCGCACAAAATAGATATTCCCAAACTTATCGGCACCAGCTACAGTGTCAAAATCTATGTGGAGTGATGCAGTGACCCATCTAGGAACACAATCATCAGCAAAAATGTACAGTTGATTCTCGTCCCGCCTATACTTGCAGAAATGGAATGACTGCATAGTAGAAAAAGCACACGTTAGCAGTGTAAATAAAGTAATAACATATGAATAAGATATCACCCTGCGTAGAATaggatgattttttttatcagcCTAAAGTCTCCACACAAGTGAGATGAGAAAGTAGGAGACCTGGGGGACTGACCACAGATATGACAACCTTTAATTAGTCTGGTTTTGTCCCAATCTCCGGCTACCTTCCTTGAATAGATAAAATTACGAAAAAGAAAGGAGCCATCTCAAAAAGAATTGCTGCACCAAGTCTATATATGAATCTTCTAATGACTAGATACCATAACACATGCCAACTAGTAACAATCTATGGGAAAAATAAGTCCATCCAATTGTTATGAATGCATGATCAAATGCATGAAAGCAATATACGGAAAGACTACAATAGAACAATAATACAGCTACCAAATAACACATACCTCTTGGATATCGCCTACATATATCCGATCTCGATATGTGTGAATATTAACAATAGTGTTGGGGAATAGCTTATTCTCACATTTTCTCAGCAATCTTTTTTTTCCCAAGTCATACAATCTCAGGACAGGTCCTATTCCAGCAAGTAATCTACCTTGAAACTGGCATAAAGCAAGAGGAACGCCCTCCACTTGCGTCTTGTGTAAAAGTTCAAGGGTTTTCCCATCATCCTTAAACCTGTAAATATGAATAAATCCTGCAGCTAAACTTCTTTTAGGCCAAAATTGCAGTCCCTTAGCAGTACCAACAGCCAATAGAGTTCCATACTCTTTATCATGAAAATTAACAGTGCATATGCTAAAAGCAGCTTCATTGTCCTGAAGCTCCAGCAGACAAGTAGTCGTAGACGTCCTTGGATCAAGAACTCTTATACAAGATACCCACTTGTCCGACTCTGCCTTTGGGTAACCATACTGCTCATCGGAGAGGGGGTCATCTTTATCCTCATCTTCTCCCCCGTTCTCCATTTGCTCATTGTTTGCATTTCCATTTTCACCCATTCCAGCAGCCTCAAAACACTCCTTTTTGGCAGCTTCACGTTCTTCGGCAGTGAAAGCTCCTTGATCACTTTCTATCATGACCAACAATTTCCTCTTAGGATGAAGCACAAACTTCCTAGGAGTGTACCTTAAGGGTACTACAGTTTCATTAAATGTTTCTCCCAATCTTTCAATAGTAAACACCCTAAGCGCATCTCCAGCTACAGCAACCACACCTTCCGCACACTGATCAGATGAAAACGAGGCGGCAAATTCAAGAGTCTCATAAGATAGGGGGGTTAGCAGAAAATGTCCCTGGTGAATATAGCCAAGCCAAGGGCGACTCGACAAGCAAAGCATTGCTCGGCGACCTCTCACAACAATAGAAAAGAGCTTGGGAGCTCTCAAACCCAGAAAACGAGAACGAGAATCAGAGAGCTGACCTGTCACCATATCCACCATTGTTCTAAACAGAACTCCATTCTGCAGACCAGCATTAAGAAAAAGGCTAGCGGGGTGATCTGCACCATCTTCTCCGCCAACTGATGCCTGAACTTCCAGAAAGAGGAGGGATTCTGGAGCCGACGAGACACTTTGCACACTGAGAATCTGCATACAGTCATCAGGATCCAAAGACAAGATGCGAATTGTGTTGTCATATGAACCAACAGCAAGAAACCGAGATCTCTGTCTTCCTTCAGGAACTGGAGCGATGTCCAAACAAGCCACATCTCCAGACATCTCATGTTTCTCCACCTCTTTCAAATTTCCAGTCAAATCCACTACAAAATATACAAGCTCCCCTCCACTCAAAGCAATAACCACTTGAAGCCTATTGGACCCAACTTTCACGATTGTCCTCTTTCCAGGAGTTCTCCACTCATTAATACGTCCATCTTCCCTTATATGCCTAATACCATTGGGGTGAACTTGCATCAAAGAATCATCACCAATCAATGAAACCGCAAGGGACGGAGTAGTATCAAGAAATCCACTGTCACTAACTTCTTCAACTGTCTCACCAATTGAAAGCACAAGAGTGGCATTTGCAAAAGACACCACAATGTATGCATCAAACTCATCATTGACATTCTTTTTCACAGTCCAAACAGCACTAGGGACACCTGGAAGCTGTGAGACAGCCATTTCACTAATAGCCAAACCAGTCCTCAATATCCTTAAGGAGGATCTAGGACCCCGTCCGCATAAGGTGAATATCTGAGGTGTTTCTTCCTCAAAAAGATTATTAACTTTCATATCCATTATTGGCATCAAACTCTCCAACTGATCAATCCTCACAAGGTTCTTTAACCCTCT includes the following:
- the LOC119987886 gene encoding spliceosome-associated protein 130 A, which produces MYLYNLTLQRPTGILAAIYGNFSGGKVQEIVVARGKVLDLVRPDENGKLQTILSVEIFGAIRSLAQFRLTGAQKDYIVVGSDSGRIVILDYNKEKNVFDKIHQETYGKSGCRRIVPGQYLAIDPKGRAVMIGACEKQKLVYVLNRDTAARLTISSPLEAHKSHTVTYSICGVDCGFDNPIFASIELDYSEADQDSTGQAASEAQKNLTFYELDLGLNHVSRKWSEQVDNGANMLVTVPGGGDGPSGVLVCAENFVIYKNQGHPDVRAVIPRRADLPAERGVLIVSAATHKQKSMFFFLLQTEYGDIFKVTLEHDNDRVTELKIKYFDTIPVSAAMCVLKSGFLFAASEFGNHALYQFQAIGEEEDVEASSMTLMETEEGFQPVFFQPRGLKNLVRIDQLESLMPIMDMKVNNLFEEETPQIFTLCGRGPRSSLRILRTGLAISEMAVSQLPGVPSAVWTVKKNVNDEFDAYIVVSFANATLVLSIGETVEEVSDSGFLDTTPSLAVSLIGDDSLMQVHPNGIRHIREDGRINEWRTPGKRTIVKVGSNRLQVVIALSGGELVYFVVDLTGNLKEVEKHEMSGDVACLDIAPVPEGRQRSRFLAVGSYDNTIRILSLDPDDCMQILSVQSVSSAPESLLFLEVQASVGGEDGADHPASLFLNAGLQNGVLFRTMVDMVTGQLSDSRSRFLGLRAPKLFSIVVRGRRAMLCLSSRPWLGYIHQGHFLLTPLSYETLEFAASFSSDQCAEGVVAVAGDALRVFTIERLGETFNETVVPLRYTPRKFVLHPKRKLLVMIESDQGAFTAEEREAAKKECFEAAGMGENGNANNEQMENGGEDEDKDDPLSDEQYGYPKAESDKWVSCIRVLDPRTSTTTCLLELQDNEAAFSICTVNFHDKEYGTLLAVGTAKGLQFWPKRSLAAGFIHIYRFKDDGKTLELLHKTQVEGVPLALCQFQGRLLAGIGPVLRLYDLGKKRLLRKCENKLFPNTIVNIHTYRDRIYVGDIQESFHFCKYRRDENQLYIFADDCVPRWVTASLHIDFDTVAGADKFGNIYFVRLPQDVSDEIEEDPTGGKIKWEQGKLNGAPNKVEEIVQYHIGDVVTSLQKASLIPGGGECIIYGTVMGCLGALLPFTSRDDVDFFSHLEMYMRQEHPPLCGRDHMAFRSAYFPVKDVIDGDLCEQFPTLPMDLQRKIADELDRTPGEILKKLEEVRNKIV